The Coffea arabica cultivar ET-39 chromosome 10e, Coffea Arabica ET-39 HiFi, whole genome shotgun sequence region TGTAAAAATCCAGAACATACTTACAGAGATTTGCAAAATGAGCACAGATTCTGACATCTGGAGATGTCTGAATATGGATAAAGGAAACACAACACACAGACATTGCGAGATTAAAAAAGATGGCAAAAAACATCAAACCATTGATCCCAAAGCTTAGATTAATGGGGATGGTAGAGCTAATAATTGTGCAGAGACTTCTCGATTTGGCGGAGCTGTTTTGCAACCTCGATCATATCTGGCCTatcttctcctttttcttctgtACATCTCAAAGCAAGATTAGTAAAAGGCAACAAATGCTGCTCTATCTCATGTTCGTTGTAGCCTTCCTCTTCAAAACTCTTGGGATCCAGAATATGTTTGAGTGGATCATTCTCAAAGCGGCGTTTGACATAAGCTACTGTTAGTTCATCATCCTTTAATACGCTTGTTTCTCCAGAAATTAGCAGAAGGATAAATACCCCTAAGCTGTACACATCACTCTTCTCGGTCACAAAGCATGACTTGACGTATTCAGGGTCGACGTATCCAAAAGTGCCACAAATCTCATCTTCAACCTTCTTTTCTCCAGGGGGAAGGGATATCGAAAGGTCAAAGCCAACCATGGTTCGAAGTCTCGGCCGAGAccgagacgactcggccgagtcgtcaccgtctcgGCCCCTGCCGATACGATACCGTGACGAAACGATACCGAAATACTTGACTCGCCGAGAAATCAGCCGAGTCGTCACCGCGACGgattgactcggccgagtcacacCGAGTTATCCCGAGTCAAGACGAGAAATCAGCCAAGTCACACCGCGACGGATTGACTTGgccttttcttttgctattttttaattttttttatttagcatacttttttatattattaacaatttttagaatattaaatactttaaaatttgcgtctcaTCGAGACCGTGACCGATATGccgagaccgatgtggaacgttcCAGGCCGCGACCGCGACCGCGACCGTGACTTTGAACCATGAAGCCAACTAATTTAGCTACTCCGCTATTGTCCAATATTACCCTGGCTAATTTCAAATCCCGAAAAATGATTGGTGAAGGAAATGCTGTATGAAGATAAAGCAAGACGTTGGCTATGTCACTTGCAATCTTTATTCTACTCTTCCAAGAAAGTAGTTTACTATTACGGGGATAGCTGAGGGAATGAGTAAGAGATTCCATCCCAGGAGCATAAGCATACACCACAGCAGGAAGCTCGAATTCCAAACAGCAGCCTATAAGATGTGAGACATTCTTGGGGTGACCCATTTGTGAATTGACAACTATCTCACGAATGACAAACTCAGTGATTCTTGGAAACTCCCTTCCTACCTcaccaaatttaaccaaaatgGGCCGGTCTTGCAAATTCCCTCTGAAAAACTTCCAATCATCAAGGGCAATATGATTGACCTGTTCTGAAAAGTTATTGGTTGCCCTGATGAGTTCTCCGGCAGTGAAACTTCGGATGGGAAGCTCGTACCGCCCACCAAAACAAGCAATTAGTTCCTTCAGTAGTAAACTTCCATTTTGGCAGAAGTGTGATGATAAACTCTCTTCCTTCTCATCCTTTCGTTTATAGAACGGAAAAACATTTCTCAGTTTATCCATAGTTGGAAGTTAAAGCTCAGGAAAGGAATTGGAGTAGGAAAATTGGTGTACTTGGAAATCTGAAACTATGAGATGATGTCAATATTGGGCACAGAAAAGCATTCCTAGTAAACAACATATGATATTCAAGGTATGAACGAAGACAGTTCCAATTTCCAAGCAGTTGCCATTTGCTTGGGGAGCTTCTCCTGAATTTCCTGGAAAATCTGCTACTATCTGCAGTTTTACTTTTAGGCTACTGATTTGAGGTAGATTTGGAGCGGAAAGACTGCTGGCTCAGTCCCTATCAAAGGACCTGCATGTCAATCACTTGGTACATTTTGTATTACCAATTATTGATTGGACAAGTAAAATTATTGCAGCAGAAAAAAGTTGCAAAATTTAGAATAGGAGATGATATTGGAACTCTACTGTCTCTTAATTGCATTCCATTTCCTTCATGCCTTTTTGCAAGTAATACTATAAAGGAGGTAGAATTCCATTAATAATAAGTAGAGTGTCTTTTTGCTTGGTAGTTTTACTTTGTAGTCTACATGATGTTTGGAGTGTCACTATTTGCTAAATCTTTGGTATTCCATAGTAGAGATCCAAGCCCATTTTGAGGTTGACAGCCTACCTGAAAAAACAGATCCAGGCCCATGATGTCTACCTTTTCGCCATCGCTAAGTACGGGAGTTTTAACGTATATGataaaatatttattccaaaaaatttataaaaaagatAGTAGAGTTAAAATTGCATGGTAATTGGTTTAATTGAATCAGTTTAAGTGCATGAAATTATAAgtaaattggccaaatcaaCAAACTtataaaggaaaagaaatttataAGGAAAAGAAATAGGATTGTAATAGATAATCACACACAACAACAATAGCAAAAATATCATTACCTTTTGTTACTATACCATTATAACACAATCATAACCATATCCAATCAACAATTAACATGCATAAACTACAAGGTCAGATTTAGATCCTACCTTGGTCATGAAATTGTAGTCAATAGATAATCTTTAGTTGCAATTTAACCACCTGTAGCCATGAACATCAGATTTTACAAGTATAGTTAGAAAATGTAAAAAGGTTCCTATGGATATTCATATATATCATGTATTCCATAATGAAATTTCCATATTCACACAATAGCAATTGAGAAAAtattgcaatagaaaactcacaATTTTTATTGTAtcaattaaacatataaaactccaaaaagagagaaagtaaaCGCTCACAACAAAAAATTGAGCACATGCACTTGAAAATGACGAGTTGTACTGAGCAGCTTCCTAGAGAAACTACACGCCTATGATTCTTCACATTGGAATTGAACCCCTCCATTCATTCTACGACTTAAAGACAATCCAATGCATATTTTGCAATTTTTACACTAGGCCCATGATGGTTGAAACCTTTCAGCTATGATCATCAGTGTCTCCTAATTGGGGCATTTGCTTTGTCACTCACTCCACTTTGTAATTACGTCTATATGTGTGTGTCTATCTATATCCAAGAAACCTAGCAACTTCTGTTGTACAACATGCTCATTTTAATGACAATGCCCTTGGAGCATATTAAGATCCACAACTTGATTGAATTGATTATTTTCTATAAACCATTAATGATCCTGGATATTCTTTTGTACTCCCAATTTGTTGATCAAACTTGATTGCATCTGTTTCTCCACTAAAGAGCATGAAAGTAAGCACGCAGACGCTGTCAGCAGCCCTCTTGTAAAAATATATGACAAAGTATGGAGGATCTGAGTAAACATGAGTCCACTTCAGCTGCTTGTGTACCTCTGATTCTCCAGGAGGAAGGGAAGCGGATAATCCAAAGTCAAACGGTTTAGCAACACTGCAATGATCAATTTATCTCCTCATTATTGTTGAATTCCCGCAGACGATAGATGTAGAAATTGCAGAATGATGTGAAAGCAAGAAATTGGCAAAACCAATTCCAAACATTATAATATTCTTTCAAGATAATAGTTTACCATCGTTAAGATGGTGGAGAGGAATAGTAAGGTATTCAGTTCCAGGAACAAAATCATGCACGAAAGCTGAAGATTCAAATTCTAATCAGCAGCCAATAAACAGGAAAACATTCTTGAGGACTGGGGTGTCTCACTTGTGAACAAATTTCTATGTTGCGTATAATTCGAATAGGGCCAGTTTAGTTTCATTTATACCAAGAAGAATTATTTTTAGTCCAGTACAAATTAAGCTACAACTGCTTGTTCTTTCAAATTACCTGCAAACATGCCAGTGATGTTAATTTAATGAACACCTCCAGAAAATTTGTTGATTGCACTTATGAGTTCCTTGGCAGCAAAGCTTTGAATTGGAGGTTGTGCCATCCAACAAATTAAAGAAGCAACAATGTCCTTCTATTCTGAACTTCCATTCTTGAAAAATATGATTGTTTGCTTTCTTCTTTATCCTTACTTGGTTTAAGAAACGGTAGGACATTTATGGTTTGTTCCGTAGAGGACTTCTAGTATTTCTGTGAGAAGCAACTTTACATCTCAGAACATACAAATAACACAGTGTCATGAAGCATATGCTTGTATCTCAAACTTGTATGGCTGCTACAATCGGATGGAAATAGATATAGAAGGCATGTGCAAAGAAACATCCTACCATTAATTGCGAGCTTCTACTCGGTTTCCAATAAAACTAGCTTGACATGGATTATACATATATCTTCAAGTCAACAGCACAAATATCAAGTGGTGTCCTGCAATTTTATCCAATCAGATCCAGGTTGATGCAAAACTAGAATGGTACTCGGCAGTTTGAATCATGACTTGTTCACTTTTCCGACTTGGCTTGAAAGTTGATATGCAAGTAATTGTCTAATAATGAAGTCCAAGCTAATTACCCTTTACTGTCCTATAAGTAGTTTTCTTTGGACTTTATGGCAGTATAGTTTCAATCACCTGGTGTAAAAATATTCCTAGGAGAGAGATGAAGAAATTCCAAAAGAACAATTTTTGTATAGACAGTTGCAGTTCAAAATCTTATTCAATTTCATTAATAGCTACTAGAGACAAGGAAGGGTGTAAAAATCCAGAACATACTTCAGAGATTTGCAAAATAAGCACAGATCCTGACATCTGGAGATGTCTGAATAGGGATAAAGGAAACACTACACACAGACATTACGAGATCAAAAAAGATGGCAAGAGCATCAAATCATTGATCCCACCGGCTAGATAAATGAGGATGGTAGAGCTAATAATTGCGCAGAGACTTCTCGATTTGGCGGAGCTGTTTTGCAACCTCGATCATATCTGGCCTatcttctcctttttcttctgtACATCTCAAAGCAAGATTAGTAAAAGGCAACAAATGCTGCTCTATCTCATGTTCGTTGTAGCCTTCCTCTTCAAAACTCTTGGGATCCAGAACATGTTTGAGTGGATCATTCTCTAAGCGGCGTTTGACACAAGTTACTATTGATTCACCGTCCTTGAACACACGTGTTTCTCCAGTAATTAGCAGAAGGATAAATATCCCTAAgctgaacacatcactcttctCGGTCACAAAGCCTGACATCATGTATTCAGGGTCGAGGTATCCATAAGTGCCACGAGGCTCATCTTCAACCTTCTTTTCTCCAGGGGGAAGGGATATCGAATATTCAAAGCCAAATAATTTAGCTACTCCGCTATTGTCCAATATCACGCTGGCTAATGTCAAATCCCGAAAAATGATTGGTGAAGGAAATGTTGTATGAAGATAAAGCAAGACGTTGGCTATGTCACTTGCAATCTTTATTCTACTTTTCCAAGAAAGTAGTTTACCATTACGGGGATAGCTGAGGGAATGAGTAAGAGATTCCATCCCAGGAGTATAATCATACACCACAGCAGGAAGCTCGAATTCCAAACAGCAGCCTATAAGATGTAAGACATTCTTGAGGTGACTCATTTGTGAATTGACAACTATGCCACGAATGATAAACTCAACCCAGGCTGGAGTCCCTCTTCTTCCTATCCcaccaaatttaaccaaaatgGGCCGGTCTTGCAAATTTCCTCTGAAAAACTTCGAACCATCATGGGCAATACGATTGACCTGTTCTGAAAAGTTATTGGTTGCCCTGATGACTTCTCCGGCACTGAAGCTTCGAATGGGAAGCTCGTACCGcccaccaaaacaaccaattagtCCCTCCAGCAGTAAACTTCCATTGTGGCGAAAGTGCTCCTTCTCATCCTTTCGTTTATAGAACGGCAGAACGTTTCTCAGTTTATCCATAGTTGGAAGTTAGAACTCAGGAAAGGAATTGGAGCAGGAAAATTGGTGTACTTGGAAATCTGAAACTATGAGATGATGTCAATATTGGGCTCAGAAAAGCATTCCTAGTAAACAACAACATATGATATTCAAGGTATGAACGAAGACAGTTCCAATTTCCAAGCAGTTGCCACTTGCTTGGGGGGCTTCTCTTGAATTTCCTGGAAAATCAGCTACTACCTGCAGTTTACTTTTAGGCTACTGATTTGAGATAAGATTGGAGTGGAAAAACTGCTGGCACCGTGGCTCAGTCCCTATCAAGGGACCTGCATGTCAATCACTTGGTACTTTTTTTTATTACCAATTATTGATTGGACAAGTAAAATtattgcagcagaaaatttaaGCACGGGAAATATTTCTCTTTTACACACGTACTCAATCAATTAAAATCAGTAGAACAGTGTGAAGCTCAATTAGAATTTCTAGAATATAAACTTAGAAATTTTAGGCATCATCATCCTTGGTCATGCATAAacaatatttatcaaacacgaAGGAATCTAATTTGCTAAAAAGTAGCATTTAAACTAGGTTAAATTAATCTGAgcaaaattattaatatatgtatatgtatatgttcaTATGcgtatatgcatatatatatatagacatatatatatgcatatatacatatatatatatatatgtatatatattctttgcttcttcttcttatctttctctctccctctccgaatccctccctctctctcttccccttaGCATGTTGTAAACAAACTTGAAAACCTGCGTTATTCATCCAATTCTCATGGCAATAAGCACAGACAGTAAAATATGACTATAATTCCCCA contains the following coding sequences:
- the LOC113713408 gene encoding serine/threonine-protein kinase ZRK1-like, yielding MDKLRNVLPFYKRKDEKEHFRHNGSLLLEGLIGCFGGRYELPIRSFSAGEVIRATNNFSEQVNRIAHDGSKFFRGNLQDRPILVKFGGIGRRGTPAWVEFIIRGIVVNSQMSHLKNVLHLIGCCLEFELPAVVYDYTPGMESLTHSLSYPRNGKLLSWKSRIKIASDIANVLLYLHTTFPSPIIFRDLTLASVILDNSGVAKLFGFEYSISLPPGEKKVEDEPRGTYGYLDPEYMMSGFVTEKSDVFSLGIFILLLITGETRVFKDGESIVTCVKRRLENDPLKHVLDPKSFEEEGYNEHEIEQHLLPFTNLALRCTEEKGEDRPDMIEVAKQLRQIEKSLRNY
- the LOC113711527 gene encoding serine/threonine-protein kinase ZRK1-like, which translates into the protein MDKLRNVFPFYKRKDEKEESLSSHFCQNGSLLLKELIACFGGRYELPIRSFTAGELIRATNNFSEQVNHIALDDWKFFRGNLQDRPILVKFGEVGREFPRITEFVIREIVVNSQMGHPKNVSHLIGCCLEFELPAVVYAYAPGMESLTHSLSYPRNSKLLSWKSRIKIASDIANVLLYLHTAFPSPIIFRDLKLARVILDNSGVAKLVGFMVQSHGRGRGRGLERSTSVSAYRSRLGVTRPSQSVAVTTRLISRRVKYFGIVSSRYRIGRGRDGDDSAESSRSRPRLRTMVGFDLSISLPPGEKKVEDEICGTFGYVDPEYVKSCFVTEKSDVYSLGVFILLLISGETSVLKDDELTVAYVKRRFENDPLKHILDPKSFEEEGYNEHEIEQHLLPFTNLALRCTEEKGEDRPDMIEVAKQLRQIEKSLHNY